A section of the Streptomyces sp. NBC_01216 genome encodes:
- a CDS encoding transposase family protein: protein MKKNNSSAEGPDGLVYTARLPLSSATLNYLATLIRGHCKKIGSRWRALPPGRIAGIVLAVLRCDQRPGDLAGGNGVHRTTVTRWVREVVTLLATHAPRLDRALKKIARSGGGVVLLDGSLIRTRRRTGTANRKNYSGKSKCHGLLVIALTDDKGRLLWVSTARPGRTSEITACRHDHLTAHLRAAGLGAIADLGFVGLDDSGPDADPAVITGYKAARNRPLTRGQKLSNKALAAVRAPVEHGFAHLKNWRVLGKIRTDPKWATQLVRALLVLTNREVAR, encoded by the coding sequence GTGAAGAAAAACAACAGTTCTGCCGAGGGCCCTGACGGCCTCGTCTACACCGCTCGCCTGCCGCTGTCGAGCGCTACCCTGAACTATCTCGCCACTCTGATACGCGGCCACTGCAAGAAGATCGGCTCACGGTGGCGGGCTCTGCCTCCGGGGAGGATCGCGGGGATCGTGCTGGCGGTGCTGCGTTGTGACCAGAGGCCCGGCGATCTGGCCGGCGGGAACGGGGTGCACCGCACCACCGTCACCCGCTGGGTCCGTGAGGTCGTCACTCTGCTGGCCACCCACGCCCCGCGCCTGGACCGCGCGCTGAAGAAGATCGCCCGATCCGGTGGCGGAGTCGTACTGCTGGACGGCTCCCTCATACGCACCCGGCGGCGCACCGGAACGGCGAACCGGAAGAACTACTCCGGCAAGAGCAAGTGCCACGGCCTGCTCGTGATCGCACTCACCGACGACAAGGGCCGCCTACTCTGGGTCTCGACGGCCCGGCCCGGACGGACCTCGGAGATCACCGCCTGCCGGCACGACCACCTCACCGCTCACCTCCGCGCGGCCGGTCTCGGAGCCATCGCTGATCTGGGCTTCGTCGGGCTCGACGACAGCGGCCCGGACGCCGACCCGGCAGTGATCACCGGCTACAAGGCCGCCCGCAACCGGCCCCTGACCCGCGGCCAGAAACTGTCCAACAAGGCCCTGGCCGCCGTCCGGGCACCGGTCGAGCACGGCTTCGCCCACCTCAAGAACTGGCGCGTGCTCGGCAAGATCCGCACCGACCCGAAGTGGGCAACCCAACTGGTCAGGGCCCTGCTGGTCCTCACGAACCGCGAAGTCGCCCGATGA
- a CDS encoding 3-oxoacyl-ACP reductase family protein — protein sequence MDGKAVALVTGGSRGIGAAVALRLAEDGFDVAFTYVRGEKAAASVAGKVEALGRRALAVQADSGDPAAAGAAVERTVREFGRLDVLVNNAGVGVLGPLEALTAADVEHVLAVNARGVFLTTQAAAPHLAPGGRIITIGSCVTQRASTPGGTLYAMSKSALIGLNKALAWELGGRGITTNIVHPGPVDTDMNPADGPYAGPQAAMTALGRFGIPREVASLVAFLAGPEAAYVTGAEFAVDGGHSA from the coding sequence ATGGACGGTAAGGCAGTGGCGCTGGTGACTGGTGGGAGCCGGGGGATCGGGGCGGCGGTCGCGCTGCGGCTCGCCGAGGACGGTTTCGACGTCGCGTTCACTTATGTGCGCGGCGAGAAGGCCGCGGCCTCGGTGGCCGGGAAGGTCGAGGCGCTCGGAAGGCGGGCTCTGGCCGTACAGGCAGACTCCGGGGATCCGGCGGCTGCCGGAGCAGCGGTGGAACGGACCGTGCGGGAGTTCGGACGGCTCGACGTGCTGGTCAACAACGCCGGTGTGGGGGTGCTCGGGCCGCTGGAGGCACTGACCGCAGCTGATGTCGAGCACGTACTCGCGGTCAACGCGCGCGGAGTATTCCTCACGACGCAGGCAGCGGCTCCGCACCTGGCCCCCGGCGGGCGGATCATCACCATCGGCAGTTGTGTGACCCAGCGGGCGTCGACCCCGGGCGGGACGCTCTACGCGATGAGCAAGTCGGCGCTGATCGGGCTGAACAAGGCGTTGGCCTGGGAGCTGGGCGGGCGCGGAATCACCACGAACATTGTCCACCCGGGGCCCGTGGACACCGACATGAACCCCGCCGACGGGCCGTACGCCGGGCCGCAGGCCGCGATGACGGCCCTCGGGCGGTTCGGCATACCTCGGGAGGTGGCGTCCCTGGTGGCCTTCCTTGCGGGACCGGAGGCCGCGTATGTCACGGGCGCCGAGTTCGCCGTGGACGGCGGGCACTCCGCGTAG
- a CDS encoding restriction endonuclease gives MFDEDGSLDPLLKFLLYAVLALAIGKMLWEWLTEDVSRWITVDLWGLIADHPWWTGLIVFGALVALILLTRLLSFLFGAGTSTHVYDDPDEDYVSSAPPSEAVDPDVLTFKMKQLAAMSATGFEQACADLLARDGFRGTRRVGGAGDLGVDVTARDDDGRLLILQCKQYQNPVGSGHVQKFNGTARLHHGADLPIMIGLNGFTQPAVDFAQHHQLILIGRPELKKWAHGQHLYDVLGIENSTQ, from the coding sequence GTGTTCGACGAAGACGGATCTCTCGACCCGCTGCTGAAGTTCCTGTTGTACGCCGTCCTGGCGCTGGCCATCGGCAAGATGCTCTGGGAATGGCTCACCGAGGACGTCAGCCGGTGGATCACCGTGGATCTGTGGGGGCTGATCGCCGATCACCCCTGGTGGACCGGCCTCATCGTCTTCGGCGCGCTGGTCGCGCTCATCCTCCTCACGAGGCTGCTCTCGTTCCTGTTCGGCGCCGGCACAAGCACGCACGTCTACGACGATCCGGACGAGGACTACGTCTCCAGCGCTCCCCCGAGCGAGGCGGTGGATCCAGATGTGCTGACCTTCAAGATGAAGCAGCTGGCCGCGATGAGCGCGACGGGCTTCGAGCAGGCGTGCGCCGACCTCCTGGCTCGTGACGGGTTCCGCGGCACGCGTCGGGTCGGAGGTGCCGGAGATCTCGGCGTGGACGTCACCGCCCGCGATGACGACGGCCGACTCCTGATCTTGCAGTGCAAGCAGTATCAGAATCCGGTCGGCTCAGGGCACGTTCAGAAGTTCAACGGTACGGCCCGCCTCCACCACGGAGCCGATCTCCCGATCATGATCGGACTCAACGGCTTCACCCAGCCGGCGGTCGACTTCGCCCAGCATCACCAGCTCATCCTTATTGGCCGCCCCGAGCTGAAGAAGTGGGCCCACGGCCAGCACTTGTACGACGTCCTCGGCATTGAGAACTCGACGCAGTGA
- a CDS encoding STAS domain-containing protein, translating into MAADSPAGAAAAAPLSIEEADGCATLRFTGDLAADTVLDLERKLLDPCLSQARAWVLDMIGLVRVDLTCAYALVRAVTRLPRTTAVQVRGARRNVQRTLRHAGFDALTSIE; encoded by the coding sequence GTGGCAGCCGACTCACCCGCCGGGGCCGCCGCGGCAGCCCCGCTCAGCATCGAGGAGGCAGACGGCTGCGCCACCCTGCGCTTCACAGGCGATCTGGCCGCAGACACCGTTCTGGACCTGGAGCGCAAGCTCCTCGATCCGTGCCTGTCTCAGGCACGCGCCTGGGTTCTGGACATGATCGGCCTCGTTCGCGTTGATCTGACCTGTGCGTACGCGCTGGTGCGAGCAGTCACACGCCTGCCGCGGACGACCGCGGTCCAGGTCCGCGGCGCCCGGCGCAACGTGCAGCGGACTCTGCGGCACGCCGGATTCGACGCGCTCACCTCGATCGAGTAG
- a CDS encoding cold-shock protein, giving the protein MAQGAVKWFNAEKGFGFIEQDSGPDLFVHYSEIQATGYRSLEEGQRVAYEVANGTKGPQATAVSAV; this is encoded by the coding sequence GTGGCGCAGGGAGCCGTGAAGTGGTTCAACGCGGAAAAGGGATTCGGCTTCATCGAGCAGGACTCCGGCCCCGACCTCTTCGTCCACTACTCCGAGATCCAGGCCACCGGCTACCGCAGCCTCGAAGAAGGCCAGCGAGTCGCCTACGAGGTCGCCAACGGCACGAAGGGCCCGCAGGCCACAGCGGTCAGCGCCGTCTGA
- a CDS encoding competence protein CoiA family protein: protein MGFTAQHDGRGRLDATQYDLGCGWAWEAVHRTRPRVIMVCPECAHPMHAKVSRYGLRFFAHDPGAPTCALAGESMEHHLLKLELATAVRAAGYHAELEIRGPDGDWRADVMSTSPDGTARMAWEAQLSPITVDEISERTARFAKDGVRVCWVATKLRPWVGEVPSVHVRPPSDDEPNWTVAGGLARFTVDRCEEHVLCRSIGHGEWHETTANLRPFTAWALTGRAVSHRLPSWLHTEQHAWTGVWTAPQYITAAAAYQQAHDRAVAAFEEQQRLRENEQRRRREAEYRARRARQLAAPAPAAPPSEPADRQPTVPQQASPTAPHPEPTWQVNLPNREREHLHAAALAEARLLLGANAELRYRDGDRRWALGTPLYAGDRPCAVLRPRPQLVDWDQLKGLIIFVRNLDELRILGRTAPNGTRIIILPEQEPRSQ, encoded by the coding sequence GTGGGCTTCACCGCGCAGCACGACGGGCGCGGCCGGCTGGATGCCACCCAGTACGATCTCGGCTGCGGCTGGGCGTGGGAGGCCGTCCACCGCACCCGCCCCCGCGTGATCATGGTCTGTCCGGAGTGCGCGCACCCGATGCACGCGAAGGTCTCCCGGTACGGGCTGCGGTTCTTCGCGCACGACCCCGGCGCGCCCACCTGTGCGCTGGCCGGGGAGTCCATGGAGCACCATCTGCTGAAGCTGGAACTGGCCACCGCCGTGCGCGCGGCCGGGTACCACGCCGAGCTCGAGATCCGCGGGCCCGACGGGGACTGGCGGGCCGACGTCATGTCCACCTCGCCGGACGGCACCGCGCGCATGGCATGGGAGGCGCAGCTGTCCCCGATCACCGTGGATGAGATCAGCGAGCGCACCGCGCGTTTCGCGAAGGACGGCGTACGGGTGTGCTGGGTCGCCACCAAGTTGCGGCCCTGGGTCGGAGAAGTGCCTTCCGTCCATGTCCGGCCGCCGAGCGACGACGAGCCGAACTGGACGGTCGCCGGCGGGCTGGCCCGCTTCACCGTCGACAGGTGTGAGGAGCACGTGCTGTGCCGCTCCATCGGCCATGGCGAGTGGCACGAGACGACAGCCAACCTGCGGCCCTTCACCGCCTGGGCGCTGACCGGCCGCGCCGTCTCTCACCGATTGCCGAGCTGGCTGCACACCGAGCAGCACGCCTGGACCGGCGTGTGGACCGCACCGCAGTACATCACCGCCGCAGCGGCCTACCAGCAGGCCCACGACCGCGCCGTCGCCGCGTTCGAAGAACAGCAGCGGCTGCGAGAGAACGAGCAACGCCGCCGCCGGGAAGCGGAGTACCGAGCAAGGCGGGCCCGCCAACTCGCCGCTCCTGCTCCGGCCGCGCCCCCATCCGAGCCAGCGGACCGACAGCCGACCGTGCCGCAGCAGGCCAGCCCCACCGCTCCGCACCCCGAGCCGACGTGGCAGGTCAACCTCCCCAACCGGGAACGCGAACACCTGCACGCCGCCGCTCTGGCCGAGGCCCGCCTGCTGCTCGGCGCCAACGCCGAACTGCGCTACCGCGACGGCGACCGCCGCTGGGCCCTGGGCACACCCCTGTACGCGGGCGACCGCCCCTGCGCCGTCCTGCGACCCCGGCCCCAGCTCGTCGACTGGGACCAACTCAAAGGACTGATCATCTTCGTCCGCAACCTCGATGAGCTGCGCATCCTCGGCCGCACCGCACCCAACGGCACCCGCATCATCATCCTGCCCGAGCAAGAGCCCCGTTCCCAGTGA
- a CDS encoding DUF6087 family protein has translation MNEEPLEEWARRREERRAAATGKRRAVPLTEGPHRAAHVEPDAPRVIQEWTGTQWETIGVAEDLNAVKALLYPPQPVQDKPAEWDRPALGPGKGRHRRTAPTEEGR, from the coding sequence ATGAACGAAGAACCGCTGGAGGAGTGGGCACGGCGGCGCGAGGAGCGCCGGGCCGCCGCGACGGGGAAGCGGCGGGCGGTGCCGCTGACCGAGGGCCCGCATCGAGCGGCGCACGTCGAGCCGGACGCTCCACGGGTCATTCAGGAGTGGACCGGCACGCAGTGGGAGACGATCGGTGTCGCCGAGGACCTGAACGCCGTGAAGGCCCTGCTGTATCCACCGCAGCCGGTGCAGGACAAGCCCGCCGAGTGGGATCGCCCTGCGCTCGGCCCCGGCAAGGGGCGGCACCGCCGTACGGCCCCGACAGAGGAAGGCCGCTGA
- a CDS encoding helix-turn-helix domain-containing protein, with product MSNKTPARRLAPGADRDKLAADLKKKYDAGASIRALAEETGRSYGGVHRLLEDAGATFRSRGGAPRRPES from the coding sequence ATGTCCAACAAGACCCCGGCCCGCCGGCTCGCGCCCGGCGCGGACCGCGACAAGCTCGCCGCCGACCTGAAGAAGAAGTACGACGCCGGGGCCAGCATCCGGGCTCTGGCCGAGGAGACAGGCCGCTCGTACGGCGGCGTGCACCGCCTGCTCGAAGACGCAGGGGCCACGTTCCGCTCGCGCGGCGGCGCCCCGCGCCGTCCCGAGTCCTGA
- a CDS encoding restriction endonuclease produces MVEDKAHGGERPEDGEAPADLTQRTAVPDAALDADLLLDFPDPAREPAEAGRRVSREGLRDGVLIGAAVAALAAVVGFGIWLGAWLNEHWGIYAVVPQVVFMLLAVWALAGDQRRRWEERRAQGVRLSLEKIDALHHREFEFAVRDLMRRDGFEAERVGGAHDDVCDVRGVDADDRIWVVQCKHRRDGWEGKAIGVEVLQRLAGTAKTVHGARFALIVTNGRFTLSALERSETYGVHLIDRGRLELWAAEGRPLWTLLEGVKAARRLPGQRRRRPGSARAAGAVSALSRQGRPRAR; encoded by the coding sequence GTGGTTGAGGACAAGGCACATGGCGGCGAACGGCCGGAAGACGGCGAAGCGCCCGCCGACTTAACCCAGCGCACCGCGGTCCCGGACGCCGCTCTGGACGCAGACCTCCTGCTGGACTTCCCGGATCCGGCCCGCGAGCCTGCTGAGGCCGGACGGCGGGTCTCGCGTGAAGGACTGCGAGATGGCGTGCTGATCGGCGCGGCGGTGGCCGCCCTCGCCGCGGTGGTCGGGTTCGGGATCTGGCTGGGAGCCTGGCTGAACGAGCACTGGGGGATCTACGCCGTCGTGCCGCAGGTGGTGTTCATGCTGCTGGCCGTCTGGGCTCTGGCCGGCGACCAGCGCCGCCGCTGGGAGGAACGGCGGGCTCAGGGCGTGCGGCTGTCGCTGGAGAAGATCGACGCTCTGCACCACCGCGAGTTCGAGTTCGCGGTGCGGGACCTGATGCGCCGCGACGGCTTCGAAGCCGAGCGGGTCGGCGGAGCGCACGATGACGTCTGCGACGTCCGCGGTGTCGACGCAGATGACCGGATCTGGGTCGTTCAGTGCAAGCACAGGCGGGACGGCTGGGAAGGCAAGGCGATCGGTGTGGAGGTCTTGCAGCGGCTCGCTGGCACCGCGAAGACGGTCCACGGGGCCCGGTTCGCGCTCATTGTCACCAACGGCCGGTTCACCCTGTCGGCGCTGGAGCGGAGCGAGACGTACGGCGTCCACCTGATCGACCGGGGCCGGCTTGAGCTGTGGGCCGCCGAGGGCCGGCCGCTGTGGACGCTGCTGGAAGGGGTCAAGGCCGCCCGGCGGCTGCCGGGTCAACGCCGTCGGCGGCCCGGGTCTGCCCGGGCCGCCGGCGCGGTGTCGGCCTTGAGCCGTCAGGGTCGGCCGAGGGCCCGGTAG
- a CDS encoding UDP-glucose dehydrogenase family protein: protein MKMTVIGCGYLGATHAVCMAELGHQVLGMDCDIDKVHTLSTGKAPFYERDLDDLLAKHTAFGQLRFTASYAEAAGFADLHFIGVGTPQQPDGSYDLTHLFDAVRQLAPLLTRPAVVAVKSTVPVGTAPRVAELLHELAPAGDLVEVAWNPEFLRESFAIEDTLRPDRLVLGFGPGRSRAEAALREAFEKIIDAGTPTIVTDWATAELAKGAANSFLATKISFVNAMAEVCEASGANVEELAAILGHDHRIGRRGMRPGLGFGGGCLPKDLRGFIARADELDAAPAAGILREADAVNARRRERVAAMARQELGGDVRGKRITVWGAAFKPETDDIRDSPALAVAQALHELGACVTVTDPKALDNARKLHPALDYADDPIAAAQDADLLLHLTEWPHYRHIDPARLASRVAKAKVIDARGTLNADDWRSAGWIYRALGRP, encoded by the coding sequence ATGAAGATGACCGTCATCGGATGCGGATACCTCGGCGCCACCCACGCGGTCTGCATGGCCGAACTCGGCCACCAGGTCCTCGGCATGGACTGCGACATCGACAAGGTCCACACCCTGTCCACCGGCAAGGCCCCCTTCTACGAGCGGGACCTCGACGACCTCCTCGCCAAGCACACCGCCTTCGGCCAGCTGCGGTTCACCGCCTCCTACGCCGAGGCCGCCGGCTTCGCCGACCTGCACTTCATCGGCGTGGGCACCCCGCAGCAGCCCGACGGCTCCTACGACCTCACCCACCTCTTCGACGCCGTCCGCCAGCTGGCCCCGCTCCTGACCCGGCCGGCGGTCGTCGCGGTCAAGTCCACCGTCCCCGTCGGCACCGCACCCCGCGTCGCCGAACTGCTCCACGAGCTGGCCCCGGCAGGCGACCTGGTCGAGGTCGCGTGGAACCCGGAGTTCCTGCGCGAGTCCTTCGCCATCGAGGACACCCTGCGCCCCGACCGGCTCGTCCTGGGCTTCGGCCCTGGCCGCTCCCGGGCCGAGGCCGCGTTGCGGGAGGCGTTCGAGAAGATCATCGACGCCGGTACGCCGACGATCGTCACCGACTGGGCCACCGCCGAGCTCGCCAAGGGCGCCGCGAACTCCTTCCTCGCCACCAAGATCTCCTTCGTCAACGCGATGGCCGAGGTCTGCGAAGCCTCTGGCGCCAACGTCGAAGAGCTCGCCGCCATCCTCGGCCACGACCACCGCATCGGCCGCCGCGGCATGCGCCCTGGGCTCGGCTTCGGCGGCGGCTGCCTGCCCAAGGACCTGCGCGGCTTCATCGCCCGCGCCGACGAGCTCGACGCCGCACCGGCCGCCGGGATCCTGCGCGAAGCTGACGCCGTCAACGCCCGCCGCCGCGAGCGCGTCGCCGCCATGGCCCGCCAGGAGCTCGGCGGCGACGTGCGGGGCAAGCGGATCACCGTCTGGGGCGCCGCCTTCAAGCCCGAGACCGACGACATCCGCGACTCACCCGCCCTCGCCGTCGCCCAGGCCCTGCACGAACTCGGCGCCTGCGTCACCGTCACCGACCCCAAGGCCCTCGACAACGCCCGCAAGCTCCACCCCGCCCTCGACTACGCCGACGACCCGATCGCCGCCGCGCAGGACGCCGATCTGCTACTGCACCTGACCGAGTGGCCCCACTACCGGCACATCGACCCCGCCCGCCTCGCCTCCCGCGTCGCGAAGGCGAAGGTGATCGACGCCCGCGGCACCCTCAACGCCGACGACTGGCGCAGTGCCGGGTGGATCTACCGGGCCCTCGGCCGACCCTGA
- a CDS encoding NUDIX domain-containing protein produces the protein MHSDTTDAYGPATARGAVALITNRRGELLMHLRDDLPGVIAWPNHWSLLGGGCDAGEPPAAAIVRELDEEAGLKPRNLTELFEIRDVHGSGQLITFFSACWDGDETQLPLAEGVKLQFFAPEHLDILTIPPFIRAGIHRHLAARPS, from the coding sequence ATGCACTCCGACACCACCGACGCCTACGGGCCGGCCACCGCCCGCGGGGCCGTCGCCCTCATCACCAACCGCCGCGGCGAGCTGCTGATGCACCTGCGCGACGACCTCCCCGGCGTCATCGCCTGGCCGAACCACTGGAGCTTGCTGGGCGGCGGCTGCGATGCCGGCGAGCCCCCGGCCGCCGCGATCGTCCGGGAGCTCGACGAGGAAGCCGGCCTCAAGCCCCGGAATCTCACCGAGCTGTTCGAGATCCGCGACGTGCACGGCTCCGGGCAGCTGATCACGTTCTTCTCCGCCTGCTGGGACGGCGACGAGACGCAGCTGCCGCTCGCCGAAGGCGTCAAGCTCCAGTTCTTCGCCCCCGAACACCTCGACATCCTCACGATCCCGCCGTTCATCCGGGCCGGGATCCACCGCCATCTGGCCGCTCGGCCCTCCTGA
- a CDS encoding asparagine synthetase B family protein — MCGIAGLAGGDAARHESTIAAMGASQRYRGPDGTMHTATRDGRAVLAMNTLLIVDPHADPGPYTDAGTGLVLAFNGEIYNWRRQAAAWGIEIGERESDAHFLLRAWAKIGPSCLDGLDGMFALSVYDPRTAKLFLARDRLGEKPLYWRLDGGRLAFASEVTTLTGYGPAPLVLRPEVTAIETPVGADTPFQGIQLLAPATLLTFDVPTGSVDQMTWWHLEDRAPYTGTYREALAKFSTVLAEQIPLRVPACDFALLLSGGLDSAVLAYLMRPPVCVTVRYPGQDRLDESDTAAVIARDIGAELVVVEPDPADFTRALPHMVRALDYPMGNASTFSEHMAYRKIADLGLRVVVGGLGPDEFLMGYVRQALVLFGPEKVLAAGLEAYRPLAGKLLRPAEQPLTPAEAVTRLVLRGPDPDGRVRDLVADAFARAGGDLARGLTLADLATAWRPLVMTSDKLASAYALERRSPYLARDLVELSYRLPASYKISDPAQGKRILRDAAKALGLPREVWASRDKLGFASPVPAWLNGQLAAWADAAIKTALADAPPAWRPLLETGLAPGGRFDRTRMQALMAAAWFSDQTVRTAA, encoded by the coding sequence ATGTGCGGAATCGCAGGACTGGCCGGAGGAGACGCCGCCCGGCACGAGAGCACCATCGCCGCCATGGGCGCCTCCCAGCGCTACCGCGGCCCCGACGGCACGATGCACACCGCCACGAGGGACGGCCGGGCGGTGCTGGCCATGAACACGCTCCTGATCGTCGACCCGCACGCCGACCCCGGCCCCTACACCGACGCGGGCACCGGGCTGGTGCTGGCCTTCAACGGCGAGATCTACAACTGGCGCCGGCAGGCCGCCGCCTGGGGCATCGAGATCGGCGAGCGCGAGTCGGACGCCCACTTCCTGCTGCGCGCCTGGGCCAAGATCGGCCCCTCGTGCCTGGACGGGCTCGACGGCATGTTCGCCCTGTCCGTCTACGACCCGCGCACCGCGAAACTGTTCCTGGCGCGCGACCGGCTGGGCGAGAAGCCGCTGTACTGGCGGCTGGACGGTGGCCGGCTCGCGTTCGCCTCCGAGGTCACCACCCTGACCGGGTACGGCCCGGCGCCGCTGGTCTTACGGCCCGAGGTCACCGCGATCGAGACCCCGGTCGGCGCCGACACCCCCTTCCAGGGCATCCAGCTGCTCGCCCCGGCCACGCTGCTGACGTTCGACGTGCCCACCGGCTCCGTCGACCAGATGACGTGGTGGCACCTGGAGGACCGCGCCCCGTACACCGGCACCTACCGCGAAGCCCTGGCGAAGTTCTCCACCGTCCTGGCCGAGCAGATCCCGCTGCGCGTACCGGCCTGCGACTTCGCGCTGCTGCTGTCGGGCGGCCTGGACTCCGCGGTCCTCGCGTACCTGATGCGGCCGCCGGTCTGCGTCACCGTCCGCTACCCGGGCCAGGACCGCCTGGACGAGTCGGACACCGCCGCGGTGATCGCCCGGGACATCGGCGCCGAGCTGGTGGTGGTCGAACCGGACCCGGCCGACTTCACCCGTGCCCTGCCGCACATGGTGCGCGCCCTGGACTACCCGATGGGCAACGCCTCCACCTTCTCGGAGCACATGGCCTATCGGAAGATCGCCGATTTGGGCCTGCGTGTGGTGGTCGGCGGGCTCGGGCCGGACGAGTTCCTCATGGGCTACGTCCGCCAGGCCCTCGTCCTCTTCGGGCCCGAGAAGGTGCTCGCCGCCGGACTGGAGGCGTACCGGCCGCTGGCCGGCAAGCTCCTGCGCCCGGCCGAGCAGCCTCTCACCCCGGCGGAGGCGGTGACCCGTCTGGTGCTGCGCGGGCCCGACCCGGACGGACGGGTCCGCGACCTGGTCGCCGACGCGTTCGCCCGGGCCGGAGGAGACCTCGCTCGCGGGCTGACGCTCGCCGACCTGGCCACGGCCTGGCGGCCGCTGGTGATGACCAGCGACAAGCTCGCCTCCGCCTACGCTCTCGAACGCCGCTCCCCGTACCTGGCCCGCGACCTGGTCGAGCTGTCCTACCGCCTCCCCGCCTCCTACAAGATCTCCGACCCTGCGCAGGGCAAGCGGATCCTGCGCGACGCCGCCAAGGCCCTCGGCCTGCCCCGAGAGGTCTGGGCGAGCCGGGACAAGCTCGGCTTCGCCAGCCCCGTCCCGGCCTGGCTCAACGGACAGCTCGCGGCCTGGGCCGACGCGGCGATCAAGACCGCGCTCGCCGACGCCCCGCCCGCCTGGCGACCGCTGCTGGAGACGGGACTCGCCCCGGGCGGCCGGTTCGACCGCACCCGCATGCAGGCCCTGATGGCCGCCGCCTGGTTCTCCGATCAGACGGTCAGGACAGCAGCATGA
- a CDS encoding sporulation protein has protein sequence MASTARRTRPPNADLARLIEACGASKKSLALRVNQLAHQAGMDTDYSHTSIANWCQRGMIPKWPVPTLLAQAIGERLGRPVDLSEIGMGEAETPDADVGLDFPRDRAEAVRVATSFWSSVNRRDFLTGSGFAVSAFTTPVTRWLVTPADEAADHTGGQQVGRADLDELRDAADEARRWDSKYGGGNWKANSVTACLTERAAPLLRGSFSDAVGRELFSVTAELSRLAGWTAFDVGQHDAAQRHFIQALRLARAGGDVQLGCYVLTTMAMQSLLRGFASEAVDMAQGAFERARGHAAPRVLAFTKLIEARAHARDNDPKAASRALAASEDLLGQADVRAGDEPGWIDFYHHARLSADAAEVFRDLKNPKAALAWNQQAAAMPTGVFTRSVGMRLAIVGTAHLQARDLEHGLDLGNRSVDILARVQSARAKDYVREFTGALAPWRREPAVRDFLHRARTELSIAA, from the coding sequence GTGGCCTCGACCGCCCGCCGGACCCGTCCGCCCAACGCGGACCTGGCCCGGCTCATCGAAGCCTGCGGCGCGAGCAAGAAGTCCCTGGCCCTGCGGGTCAACCAGCTCGCCCACCAGGCCGGGATGGACACCGACTACTCGCACACCTCCATCGCAAACTGGTGCCAGCGCGGCATGATCCCGAAGTGGCCCGTGCCCACCCTCCTCGCACAGGCGATCGGCGAACGGCTCGGCCGCCCCGTGGATCTCAGCGAGATCGGTATGGGCGAGGCCGAGACACCGGATGCTGATGTGGGGTTGGATTTCCCCCGGGACCGCGCGGAGGCGGTCCGGGTAGCCACCTCGTTCTGGAGCAGCGTGAACCGCCGCGACTTCCTCACCGGATCCGGCTTCGCCGTGTCCGCCTTCACCACGCCGGTCACCCGCTGGCTGGTCACCCCCGCCGACGAGGCAGCCGACCACACCGGCGGCCAGCAGGTCGGCCGCGCCGACCTCGACGAGCTGAGGGACGCCGCCGACGAGGCCCGCCGCTGGGACTCCAAGTACGGCGGCGGGAACTGGAAGGCCAACTCCGTCACCGCCTGCCTGACCGAACGCGCCGCCCCGCTGCTGCGCGGCTCGTTCTCCGACGCCGTCGGCCGCGAGCTGTTCTCCGTCACCGCCGAACTCTCCCGCCTCGCCGGGTGGACAGCGTTCGACGTCGGCCAGCACGACGCCGCCCAGCGCCACTTCATCCAGGCCCTGCGCCTGGCCCGGGCCGGCGGCGATGTGCAGCTCGGCTGCTACGTCCTGACCACCATGGCCATGCAGTCACTGCTGCGCGGCTTCGCCTCCGAGGCCGTGGACATGGCCCAGGGCGCCTTCGAGCGTGCCCGGGGGCACGCGGCGCCGCGGGTGCTGGCGTTCACCAAGCTCATCGAAGCCCGCGCACACGCCCGCGACAACGACCCGAAGGCGGCCTCCCGCGCGCTGGCCGCTTCCGAGGACCTCCTCGGCCAGGCCGACGTCCGGGCGGGTGACGAGCCGGGGTGGATCGACTTCTACCACCATGCCCGGCTGTCCGCTGACGCCGCTGAGGTCTTCCGCGACCTGAAGAACCCCAAGGCCGCCCTCGCCTGGAACCAGCAGGCCGCCGCCATGCCGACGGGGGTGTTCACCCGCTCGGTCGGCATGCGGCTCGCGATCGTCGGCACCGCACACCTCCAGGCCCGCGACCTCGAGCACGGACTCGACCTGGGCAACCGGTCCGTCGACATCCTCGCCCGCGTCCAGTCCGCGCGCGCCAAGGACTACGTCCGCGAGTTCACCGGCGCGCTCGCCCCCTGGCGCCGGGAGCCGGCCGTCCGTGATTTCCTCCACCGTGCCCGCACCGAACTGAGCATCGCGGCCTGA